The following proteins come from a genomic window of Populus nigra chromosome 6, ddPopNigr1.1, whole genome shotgun sequence:
- the LOC133697809 gene encoding uncharacterized protein LOC133697809, producing MRRKRLPIFHKVSNLLRIFVAKMRKPTIPKLILIKKSRKRRRFKLLKHYNGFLEEYEFSPSSTSLAHHPRKQFKFRSYKDNIYTMLFLCRCLGGLKADQGGEGRYRLSMDSTLPVATISTGDFLEPLDYLVDEEDSVDQRAERFIERFYQDMRLQRQESI from the coding sequence ATGCGTAGAAAGAGACTGCCCATTTTCCACAAGGTCTCTAATCTTCTTAGAATCTTTGTTGCCAAGATGAGGAAACCCACCATTCCCAAGCTTATTCTCatcaagaaatcaagaaagCGTAGGAGGTTCAAGCTGCTCAAGCATTACAACGGGTTTCTTGAGGAATACGAGTTCTCTCCTTCGAGTACCTCACTCGCTCATCATCCCAGGAAACAGTTCAAATTTAGAAGCTATAAGGACAACATATACACTATGCTGTTCCTGTGTAGATGTTTGGGTGGCTTGAAAGCTGATCAGGGAGGGGAAGGGCGGTATAGATTGTCAATGGATAGTACTCTACCAGTTGCTACCATCAGTACTGGAGACTTTTTGGAGCCCTTGGATTATTTGGTAGATGAGGAAGATTCAGTTGATCAGAGGGCTGAGAGGTTCATTGAGAGGTTCTATCAAGATATGAGATTGCAGAGGCAGGAATCAATCTAG
- the LOC133696760 gene encoding uncharacterized protein LOC133696760: protein MAIDVCSEISSAGISPRISFSHDLNQTTDAVSIEDHHHRRLDSSLLDSDFDFCIGNSFVQELSSADELFSNGKILPVEIKKHSISSKGNNHQPKSLTSQPQHQTSTGTTEKKQLKEFLSESLDADEKPASKSFWQFKRSSSLNCDSTRSKGLIRSLQFLSRSNSTGSAPNPPKQAMLSKETQKPKLQKQASVPSRKPSVPSSAAFYSYNPQQKPPLLRKCGSHGNGFRISPVLNIPPPYISRGAVNPFGLGSLFCNGKVKRKKG, encoded by the coding sequence ATGGCTATAGATGTCTGCTCAGAGATTTCAAGCGCAGGAATTAGTCCAAGAATCTCCTTCTCCCATGATCTCAACCAAACAACAGATGCTGTTTCCATCGAAGATCATCACCATCGCAGACTAGACTCATCTCTGTTGGATTCTGATTTCGATTTCTGCATTGGCAACAGTTTCGTTCAAGAATTGTCCTCTGCTGATGAGCTCTTCTCTAATGGCAAGATCCTGCCTGTTGAGATAAAGAAACATTCCATTTCCTCTAAAGGTAATAATCATCAGCCGAAGTCTTTGACCTCTCAACCTCAGCATCAGACCAGTACCGGGACTACAGAGAAGAAGCAACTGAAAGAATTCTTGTCAGAGAGTCTTGATGCAGATGAAAAACCTGCATCGAAATCTTTTTGGCAGTTCAAGAGAAGCAGTAGTCTGAATTGCGATAGCACTAGAAGCAAAGGCCTAATTCGATCGCTACAGTTTCTTTCCAGAAGTAACTCTACTGGGTCAGCTCCAAATCCTCCAAAACAAGCAATGTTATCCAAGGAGACTCAAAAACCTAAATTGCAGAAACAAGCTTCCGTTCCAAGTCGAAAACCATCGGTGCCTAGTTCTGCTGCATTTTATTCTTACAATCCACAGCAGAAGCCTCCTCTATTAAGGAAGTGTGGTTCTCATGGGAATGGATTCAGAATCAGTCCTGTCTTGAATATACCACCACCTTACATTTCCAGAGGAGCTGTCAATCCTTTTGGTCTTGGCTCACTGTTTTGTAACGGTAAGGTTAAAAGGAAGAAGGggtaa
- the LOC133696305 gene encoding uncharacterized protein LOC133696305, translating into MVYSVEREERVMAMGQERSKPPLHNFDLPFLKWGNQRHLRCMKLPDSSTAAAVVRDNKNETRGGRFPVERHRSSNRSPPTNFGNYDARRSKAPRERFGGVEEGIDAVREKIMLDLKTAANKMKDKILRKEVSDDDSEVEEEQSLQSQSQTPPGAVVTAAEEAPAEQEVRPWNLRTRRAAIGGGGNPISGKVSGNNCSPLRSDSAKSPRLRGDKRDREEEEKERVAFSVPLSKKEIEEDFMAMLGHRPSRRPKKRPRIVQKQMDALFPGLWLSEVTVDNYKVPELPESGKR; encoded by the exons ATGGTGTATTCTgttgaaagagaagagagagttaTGGCCATGGGACAAGAGAGATCAAAACCGCCGCTTCATAATTTTGATCTTCCTTTCTTGAAGTGGGGGAATCAAAGGCATCTCCGTTGCATGAAACTTCCCGACTCCAGTACCGCCGCCGCCGTTGTTCGGGACAACAAGAACGAGACCAGAGGAGGCAGGTTCCCAGTTGAGCGACACCGCAGCAGCAACCGATCTCCACCGACGAATTTTGGCAATTATGATGCCCGGCGGTCCAAGGCTCCGAGAGAGAGATTCGGCGGTGTGGAGGAAGGGATTGATGCAGTGAGGGAGAAGATCATGCTTGATCTGAAAACGGCGGCGAATAAGATGAAAGACAAGATTTTGAGGAAAGAAGTGTCCGATGATGATAGTGAAGTCGAAGAGGAACAATCTCTTCAATCTCAGTCTCAAACTCCGCCAGGGGCCGTGGTTACGGCGGCTGAGGAAGCACCGGCGGAGCAGGAAGTGAGGCCGTGGAACCTGAGGACGAGGAGAGCGGCGATTGGTGGAGGTGGGAATCCAATTTCAGGGAAAGTGAGTGGTAATAACTGTTCGCCTTTGAGAAGCGACAGTGCTAAATCGCCGAGATTAAGAGGAGATAAGAGGGATAGAGAGGAAGAGGAGAAGGAGAGAGTGGCGTTTTCGGTGCCGTTATCGAAGAAGGAGATCGAAGAGGATTTCATGGCGATGTTGGGCCATAGACCTTCTCGTAGGCCTAAGAAACGGCCCAGGATTGTGCAGAAGCAGATGGAT GCTTTATTTCCTGGTTTGTGGCTATCGGAGGTTACTGTTGATAATTATAAGGTGCCGGAGTTGCCGGAGAGCGGAAAG agGTAG